CTTTGATTTACATCTCGGATCAAAAAAATGGGACACAGTTGACACAATCAATGCCACCATGATCATTACCAAGGAGATCATACATATGACAAGTGCAAATTACATTCATGTCTGCCTGGTAAACACAGGCTCAGGAACCCCTTTCATTTCAACATTGGAATTAAGGCCTGTGAAGAACAATTCTTACAACACCGATTTCGGATCATTGTCGTTGTTTACAAGGCTGGATATTGGTTCGTCAACAAATCAGACTGTCAGGTATGCTGATGATGTGTTTGACAGGAAATGGGTGCCTTATCATTTCTTTAAATGGGCAGAGATAAACACTGCTGAGACAATTGATTTACAATCTCAAAACAATTTCCGGGCGCCTTCTGTTGTCATGAGAAGTGCTGGAACAGCTGCTAATCCTGATGAACCAATGCAACTTTTTATAGATATGGAAGATACATCTCTCaggtttttaatttatatgCATTTTGCTGAAATTGTCAAGCTTCAGGCGAATCAGACAAGgatctttaacatttccttaaATGGCCAGTACTGGTCTGGTCCTGTATTGCTTGAATACTTGTATACAACCACAATTTACAGTCCAACGTTGTTGACCGGGGGAAAATACGAGTTTTCGATATTTAAAATCCGAAATTCGACGCTTCCTCCTCTTATTAATGGAATTGAGATTTTCTCTGTTGTTGATCTCTTACAAACATACTCAAACCAAAAAGATGGTATGCATTTTCTGCTTAATGTATTGTATGTAATGATTTAACTTTTACTAATTGTATGAATTTCGTCGGTATTTCATTCAGTTGAGGCGATTAAGAACATCAAGAACTCGTATGAGATAACCCGAAATTGGCAGGGGGATCCGTGTGCTCCCCGGGTATACTTGTGGGATGGTCTCAATTGCAGCTATCCTGTAAATGATGTGCCTAGAATTATATCCTTGTAAGTTAAAAATCCATCTTTACATTAGGAATGTTTTTCTGATTAGTACTTATGTTAACAACAAATTGAAAAATTGGTTAGGAACTTGTCTTCAATTGGACTAACCGGAGAAATCCCCCGTTCCATATCAAGTCTCACATCATTGCAATCTCTGTAAGTCCTAATGGAATATTCTGCCTTAGaacaaagaaaaaaacattCTCTTACATGTCATGTTTGAATCTCAGGGATTTATCAAACAATAATTTCACTGGATCAGTGCCTGATTTTCTTTCTCAGTTGCCATCCTTAAAAGTTCTGTAAGTTGGTTAATTGGTAAACAAATAACGTTTCTCTGTGTTTGTTTCTGTTTTCGTGCAACATAGGAACTACAAGTCCTTTAGAAGGTAATATGTACCTTAGAGCTAAACTTCTTGTATGGGATTTATTTGCAGGAACTTGGCTAGGAACCAACTAAGTGGATCAGTTCCGGCATCACTCCTTCAAAAGTCGAAGCAGAAAACGATGGAATTAAGGTATGCGGAAGAGGTCAATAGATGGGAATTTCTACAAATTACAGATTTTTGAGGGAGTAATCATCGACGGATTATTTCGTTGGAAATATGTGTTTTACTACACATATTTCCGTCAGTAATTACTGACAGAACTTCCGTGAGCCCTGTCCCTCCGCCCCGTATGCATTAGATGAATTAGGTTCCAATTAAGATTTCCTAACTCATTGATAAAAATTGATTGGGAAATTATTTGAAGATAGAAATTTCAAGTCTTCCTTCTAATAAAATGTATTCATTTGCTTGAAGTGTTGGTGAAAATCCAAATCTGTGTGCATCAAGTTCATGTGAGAGTAAGAAGAAAAGCTTGGCTGCGCCAATTGTGGCTTCAATTGCTGGAGTGATCATTCTCATAGCTGCATTAGCTACCTTCTCTTATTATATCCTTAAACGAAGAAAACAACAAGGTTTGTTCTTGTTCAACTATTTCAACATTCTGCATAAAAAAAATGCCTACTAATTACAAATGCTATCAACAGGCACAGAAGAAGAAGACCCGAAATCTAATAACGAATACGAGTCATTAGAATCAAAAGGACGACACTTCACATACTCAGAAGTTGTGAGCATGACTAACAACTTCAAGAGGGTGCTTGGAAAGGGCGGATTCGGGACGGTTTACCATGGATATTTAGATGATACTGAAGTA
The window above is part of the Euphorbia lathyris chromosome 3, ddEupLath1.1, whole genome shotgun sequence genome. Proteins encoded here:
- the LOC136224245 gene encoding LRR receptor-like serine/threonine-protein kinase IOS1 isoform X1, whose amino-acid sequence is MLLSFVANLQTFHFPLLTIFALIAVLQAQDQSGFISIDCGLPDNAKNYTDTKTTLVYVPDSGFIDTGISKSISTEYSTYLIDQQLQTLRTFPQGDRNCYEIQLKMGSKYLIRAVFMYGNHDSQNKAPTFDLHLGSKKWDTVDTINATMIITKEIIHMTSANYIHVCLVNTGSGTPFISTLELRPVKNNSYNTDFGSLSLFTRLDIGSSTNQTVRYADDVFDRKWVPYHFFKWAEINTAETIDLQSQNNFRAPSVVMRSAGTAANPDEPMQLFIDMEDTSLRFLIYMHFAEIVKLQANQTRIFNISLNGQYWSGPVLLEYLYTTTIYSPTLLTGGKYEFSIFKIRNSTLPPLINGIEIFSVVDLLQTYSNQKDVEAIKNIKNSYEITRNWQGDPCAPRVYLWDGLNCSYPVNDVPRIISLNLSSIGLTGEIPRSISSLTSLQSLDLSNNNFTGSVPDFLSQLPSLKVLNLARNQLSGSVPASLLQKSKQKTMELSVGENPNLCASSSCESKKKSLAAPIVASIAGVIILIAALATFSYYILKRRKQQGTEEEDPKSNNEYESLESKGRHFTYSEVVSMTNNFKRVLGKGGFGTVYHGYLDDTEVAVKMLSPSSAQGYKQFQAEVSLLLRVHHRNLTSLVGFFEEGTNMGLIYEYMANGDIEHLMSGSNRNEFGWAKRLQVVVEAAQGLEYLHNGCKPPIVHRDVKPANILLNDKFQAKLADFGLSRSFPLEGETHISTVVAGTPGYLDPEYSVTNWLTEKSDVYSFGIVILNMITGRPGIAMVDGRNTHICKWVKSLLENGDIKSVVDPSLGKDFEMNSVWKAVEIAMTCTSPTSAGRPTMHQVVTELNECLEEEMARRKLQRKESDSIGSMEMMTDTSPLAR
- the LOC136224245 gene encoding LRR receptor-like serine/threonine-protein kinase IOS1 isoform X2, translating into MAIFLSNLQTFHFPLLTIFALIAVLQAQDQSGFISIDCGLPDNAKNYTDTKTTLVYVPDSGFIDTGISKSISTEYSTYLIDQQLQTLRTFPQGDRNCYEIQLKMGSKYLIRAVFMYGNHDSQNKAPTFDLHLGSKKWDTVDTINATMIITKEIIHMTSANYIHVCLVNTGSGTPFISTLELRPVKNNSYNTDFGSLSLFTRLDIGSSTNQTVRYADDVFDRKWVPYHFFKWAEINTAETIDLQSQNNFRAPSVVMRSAGTAANPDEPMQLFIDMEDTSLRFLIYMHFAEIVKLQANQTRIFNISLNGQYWSGPVLLEYLYTTTIYSPTLLTGGKYEFSIFKIRNSTLPPLINGIEIFSVVDLLQTYSNQKDVEAIKNIKNSYEITRNWQGDPCAPRVYLWDGLNCSYPVNDVPRIISLNLSSIGLTGEIPRSISSLTSLQSLDLSNNNFTGSVPDFLSQLPSLKVLNLARNQLSGSVPASLLQKSKQKTMELSVGENPNLCASSSCESKKKSLAAPIVASIAGVIILIAALATFSYYILKRRKQQGTEEEDPKSNNEYESLESKGRHFTYSEVVSMTNNFKRVLGKGGFGTVYHGYLDDTEVAVKMLSPSSAQGYKQFQAEVSLLLRVHHRNLTSLVGFFEEGTNMGLIYEYMANGDIEHLMSGSNRNEFGWAKRLQVVVEAAQGLEYLHNGCKPPIVHRDVKPANILLNDKFQAKLADFGLSRSFPLEGETHISTVVAGTPGYLDPEYSVTNWLTEKSDVYSFGIVILNMITGRPGIAMVDGRNTHICKWVKSLLENGDIKSVVDPSLGKDFEMNSVWKAVEIAMTCTSPTSAGRPTMHQVVTELNECLEEEMARRKLQRKESDSIGSMEMMTDTSPLAR